TGGCCAGGATCACCTCCACGGGAGGCAGCTGCTCCTGAcctgctccttttcctccttctcatcaATCTGATGGGACCTGGTTAGTCCCTTTCTCCCTAGGACCTCTTAATAACACTTAGAGGAGGTTTTTGATCAAGCATGAGGAACAAGCTTCTACTTTCTAACCGGCGCTCCTATTTCCATTTCAGGTACGATGGCTGAAGAGACGGCACCGGGGGTCCGAGCGAGGCGGCAAGGCGCTCTCTATACCCTTTTCCCCAACCATTCAGTAATAAAACAGTTGGACCAGGTGGACATCTCCAATGGTCTGGATTGGTCCCTGGACCACAGGACCTTCTTTCACATCGACAGCCTGGCATACGCTGTGCATGCCTTCAGCTATGATGTGCACACTGGAAAGATCGGTACACGTGCTTTTCTAAATTTGGTGACAAGTAGCGCTATTACTCTTTCTGCAGCAAGACCTGGGCATGTAAGATGCAGTGATTTATTTGACAGATCTCATATCTTCTGGTTACAGCTTGTCAGCAGGCTGactgtgatttttctcaaatttaGTTACACATCAGGTGTATTTGGTGAACAAACTTTTGACAATCCTTCAACTTACTTTCATCTGGATAGATGGCTCATATTTAGACCCATTCAAGGAGTTGCAGGGAAGAAGCCATTTATATTGCAGTGTGAGAATTAGCTTATAGGATGCTATTTATTCTTGAGTGCCATCTACTGGAATGCTTCGATTGTACTAGCTccataaatacaaatacagaatgtgcatgcatgtatatcacagaaatgtatttaaagaatCAAGTTATCATTGTGACTGAGGTTTCCCAATTCGGAAATTAAAATTGCCTTCACATGTTTGGCAGATTTCacttaaattcattttctggacaaacattttttattgtatctgcaaaaaggaaaatttaagtGCAGGCAAAATGGATGTAACCTCATTTCAAAactctgtgaaatatttttgtgctgtatCAACCTGTTATACTGCAGGGGAATTTAAATGGCTGAACTGCCTTTGTACTCTAATAGTGTGGACTTCGTGTAATCATGAGTGAAAGtcatacaaaataattacattcaCTCAGATTTCATTTTGCCTAGAAAATCTATTTCTACAGATTTTAGGATATAAGATTTCTAAAGAAGATTTAATgcaacttccccccccccccccaagacaAAAAAGTAATGAGTTTGAGCTTCCTAGCCTTGGCTTTAGGCTGGTGACTGTGTATTTTTAGGTGGTGTAATGGCCATAAGGCGCTGGGTCAGAGCAGGCAGACCACTGCCTGTGGGCACTGCTCCATGGACCACACACGTGCCCAGCAACCCATCTGTACTGCAGCCTAGATCGCTAGCGGTTGGTGTCCATGTTTAATCAAAACTGGTAGCTTGGTTGGCCATTAAAAAGTAAAGTTCTTGATCTTTAGCTGGCAGAGATTGCTTATCACCAACATTTAATCCCAAGTAATTATTTATGTGATGTATTGCTCATAAAAAAACATCCAGGCTGCCATGAGCAATGAAAGTCCAGGAAAAGTTATTGCACTTGCAGCAGTTGTGGTATGGCGGGCAGCTAGTGGGTTAACAAGAGGGACAGAGGCATTTTGTTCTCTTCCCTCGGTAAAATAATAGGAGCCCTAATTCAGTACAGCCCCAAACTGCAATGGCTCTACTGGGGGCTTGTTTCTGCCAGGCTAAGTTAGGCTTTTAACACGTCTGTGAAATGCATATGTGATATACATTTCGCAGCACGTCtttctcacagaaaatgaaCTTATCTCTTTGCAAGAGCACGGAAGATGTTAGACTGGGATCTGATACAGAACTGGTACCAGCCCACATAACACCAGCTTTGTAactctccctgcagcctgccccAAACTTTTGTACCATCTAGAAAAGGAGGAGCAGATGCCCGACGGGATGTGCATAGATGCAGAAGGGAAGCTCTGGGTGGCCTGTATTGATGGCGGGAGAGTCATTCGTATAGACCCAGAGACAGGTAAGGCCTCCACCAGCACGTGCATATTGAGTGCCACCTACGTGCCACAAACGCAAGAGGAAAGGCAGCCAGGAGGAAAGGTTTGAAGGTGAGATAAGAAGGCATCATTTATTGCCCCTTTCTGCCCCGTGGGTTGCCATGAGCATCACTGGTCCAGGCCCCGATCACATGGAGAGCGCAGCTCCCCGTGCTGCCTCCCAGCATCGGGTACCCCTGCTCCCGTGGTCTCCTGATGCAGCACACCCACTTCTTAATAAtgcctctaaaaaaaaaaaatgcactgcatATCTATTGCAAGAAATACTATAAACCTgcaattaaaaaactaaaaattcTCAGCGTTGAAATGTTTAACTGGGAAACGTTGTTAGGGAATGACAGCCAGCCCAGGCCAGGTGTCTCTGCCCTTCCTGGCTTCACATACTGTATTGCTTCATTTTGAGAAGCAATCATCCTTGAGAAAAGGAAACGAAGCCTCGCAGATATAGGGGAGAGGCTGAAAAATAGTTAGAGATGAGGCAGATGAAAGAATTTGATTTCCCCGCAAACTGTCCCTTAGGATATGGCCTCTGTCTGAAGGGGAGATGCCTTCTGAGTAAATGCCACATCTGTGCCATGCGCATTAACAGTACGTTCATATTTACATGCTTCTTAGAAAATGGACATTAGGAAACAATTGCAcatttttcccaggaaaaagaaTCCAAACTGTGAGGCTGCCTACTCCGAGGATCACCTCTTGCTGCTTTGGTGGAAAAGActattcagaaatgtttgtgaCTTCTGCATACGACGGACTGGACGAGACCGCCTTAGCCAAGGAACCTCACGCGGGAGAGATTTTCAAGGTgagcagattttctttctttttacacGTCAGACCTGCCAAGCCTCGCGCTCTGAGAGTGAGGTGCCCCCGGCTGCCCTCGCTCATCCCGCTCGCCTGACGTGCTGGTTCAGATACGTTGCTTGTTCCTCAGCCGGGCAGAGCCGCTTTTGCACAGCTGCTCATGCATTTGGAAGGAAGATTTGGAGAAATTGCTAGCAATAGTGTTGATATGTTGGTTAGCCGAAGTTGGTATCCGGTTGGGATCTGAAGGCAGCCAGTGGGTCTGGATGGGCCCTGTATAGCATATTTTGTAATACACTGTAAGGAATTGGGTCTTGCTCCTATCTCTTACTatattttcatcagttttgGAAATTTCACTCCCTTAATTCTCAGTTTTTAATTGTGCCAGGAAATCTAAATGTTTACAGCACAGATtactcctttaaaaattaaatgcttaaattCAGCAGGGCAAAATTTTGTATCCCAATCCCCAAAATTTGGGGAATTTTTTAGTCTGTTAAAAGTGGT
Above is a genomic segment from Gymnogyps californianus isolate 813 chromosome 1, ASM1813914v2, whole genome shotgun sequence containing:
- the LOC127024700 gene encoding regucalcin-like, with translation MSSSIKIESVVKEKNRMGECPVWEERESALVYVDINSQKVCRWSPLTNEVQSVSVDARVGSVALRQCGGYVIALGTRFAFLDWDTQAVTTILELEQDKPNNRFNDGKVDPKGRFFAGTMAEETAPGVRARRQGALYTLFPNHSVIKQLDQVDISNGLDWSLDHRTFFHIDSLAYAVHAFSYDVHTGKIACPKLLYHLEKEEQMPDGMCIDAEGKLWVACIDGGRVIRIDPETGKRIQTVRLPTPRITSCCFGGKDYSEMFVTSAYDGLDETALAKEPHAGEIFKITGLGVKGIPQNFYAA